The genomic stretch ATGGTCGCACTCGAGCTTCTACCATTGGAGTGGCTCGCGGCTGATTGCATGCGATCAGTATGGGACCGATTAATTCACACAATCTCCGAAAACGATCGTCGCACCATCGCAGACGCCTACCGCTTCTTCGAGACCGTCGCACTTGCAAGCATGGGATTGCCAGATGCACGGCTTTTCGAAGACGAGGTAATTGGATCTATCTCCCGGCGGTTTGTGCCTTCTTCACGGGTAGAGCTTCGCCAGGCGCTTGACACCACGTTCTCAAGTCTCCTCACGGTGCTGTGTAGTATAGCGCTCGTTCACGGCGGTCGCGAGGAGGTTTCAGGGCAAGATATAGCACGGCGTATCATGTGGGCCCTAGACTCAACTGTTATTGCCATTGCTACACAACACGATATTCCAAATGAGTTAAGGTTGCTTGATGCGGACATTACCGATGTTCAACTCATGGCTCAGCGAGGTCTCTGGATCAACTTCGCATCAAGTCTGCTTCATCTGGAAGACTTTCGCAATAACCCAGCCATGTTGTCTCTTGATACACCCGATACCTTTGATCTCATTAATTGGCTAGCAGCTCAATATTCTTCAAGTAACATCAACTTCGCATCTGTATTAGCGACTCTTCCGTCTCTTATCTCATCAACAGCACGTGGTACTGGGCGCATCTGGAAAAACAACGGATTTGAGCAACTGCAACGCTTAGTCACGGCTCTGATGACCACATCGGGCTGCCGTCTACCTCACAAACTATGGACCCTGAAGCGGCTCGCTTTGGAATCGGCGATGGAGTTCGCCCAAGTCACTGGTGATGCTGATCACATGGCATATGCACAAGATATTGAAAAGAAGATGCAAACCCAGGGCCAGCTGATCATCATGCAATCACCATCACTGAAGAAGGATTCTCCGACAACCAGTGGCGGTTTCAGATGGGAAGAGGGTATTGGCGAGTGGGTTACTTGCACCCCATTCATCAGACAAAAtaacaagcgtcaacaacGGAAACCTGTGCGACCGTTAGAACTCTTGCCAACTCCCGTACACTCCGAAGACGATAAGACAGACGTCGAAGACGGCCTTCCAGACCAGGTCCCCGACACTCCAGACTGGGAAGCCACAGCTTTTGATCACGATGATACAGTACCACAATCATCTCCTATCAGAACAAGAAAATCCCAAAATCCGAGATCTTCCCTCGGAAAACGCACACGCGCGCCATCACCAAAGGTAGTCGTTCCCGCAAAACGATTACATTCTTTGCATACGGAGCCTTTACCAATAAGGTACTTTTCCGAACTCCCAGAAGACCGTCGCGACGGTCCACGACGCTCCCGTCGATCGCAACAGACGAAAAGGGTACACGCAACCAGGCGTACCAGGACTCGGACGGAAAGCAGACTACGCCATATCCAGCGACCGACTTACGCAGAGCCCGTGGACTTTGAGCTCGAGGTCGCAACGAGCGACAGTGACGCGAGCACAGACAGCTCCTCGCTGGAAAACGATTCAGACGTCTCATCTGCATTAGCACACGGTAGCAATGGCAAGCCCACTGCATCTCAGACTCGTTCTACGCGTCGCTCATATAATACGCGACATGATCCCGTCTCTGTGCCTGTTCCCGATGACAACGACGACGAGACATCCGAGCGTGACGAACTGGGCAAAACGCCAGCCCGCCCTGAGCCGCGCAAACGCATCAGTATAAACATTCGACATGTTGCTTCTACTTCTGCTTTGCGTAAACCGCGGTCGAAAGCTAGACTTTTAGTGGCAGATAGTGATGAAGGGAGTGAGGATGAATTGAGCTTTCACTAGGTATGTAGCTCAAGTCTAGTCTCACCAAGTGACGATGGTGGTGCTTGGGTGCGATCGGATGGCTTTGCATTGGGTTGATACAACTGAAGTAAGGTGTTGAGGGCAACTGTGTTTTTGAATCAAGGATGTTGTTTTGGGGTGATTGTTTGATGATTTGTTAGATACCCAGTTTATGTTGTTTTGGTCATCATTGAATAGACAGATGTTTGCTCATCAATGCTTTTGGTATTCTCATGCCTTCGTGATCGTTATATGCTACTTTACACAGATGTTAACTAGAGTAGGATTTACATGTATGTTTACACTAAAAAGGTTGCGCTGACTACTGATTCGTTCCCGCTGCAGGAGGTTGCTCCTCAGTGTTTTACTGCTCGGATTCCAGTGTTTTGGAAGAATCATCAAGTCGACTGTCATTGCCATGACTGTCTTCCGCAGAACGTTCCTGTATTTCAGCATCATTCACCGACCCCCCTTCCTCCACCTGTCCACCTAGGTCGTGCTCCCTGCCCTCTTCACTAACTGCTCTCTCACCTTCACCCTCCTCCCTATCCGCCTTCTTCCCGAACATACCTTCTCGCCTTATCTTCCTCTCACTATTCTCGTCCCTGGGCCTCAACAGCTTGCCCACCGGTAACGTCTGCATACTGGCACCATGGACTAAATTGACAATATCAAAACACCTCTTCACAAACGCCTTGACCGCCTCTTCATCCTTCGCTTGCTTATCCCCGTGGCCGTTATAATGCGCGGTTAGGCTCGCGAGATTTGCCCCAAACTTGCCCGCTTGCACCGCACTGTACGAGATGGATTCGCCAAACAGATTGCCCTGGACCGACTGCCTAAATTGAATACCTGAGAAGACATAGTTTACGGGACGCAGCTTTTGCGAATCTGCAGAAAAGCCAGGGATCACGCATTCGGGAATTTGGAGGCGGAGGTTGGGAGCGGTGAGGCGGCCGCCACCTTGGATGTTTGCGAGGACGGTTTCGACCCATTCGTGCACGTTGTTCTCCTTGTGGTCTTCGCGGAGAGTCAAGGTGCCGCGGCGGAAGAAACGCACGTCTGCCGCCTTGTCTGGGAGGAGCACGTCGTGTATGTGGTGTTGGAAGCTGAGGGTGAGTTTACGGAAGATTGGCTTTGCGCCATTGTAACCGGGGCGCATTTGGATTTGGAGCTTGGGGAACAGTTGGCCGCGTTCAAAGTCAGGCTGGTCGGGACTGGGCATGAAATCGTAGAGTAGAGATGGCACGCGTAAGCGTGCGGTTGCTGTTACTTCCGGCGATGTGAGCAGACTGTTCAGGCCGGGAAAGGTGGGCAGGAATGTGGCTTGAGACGGTTGAGCGAGCGCGGTCTGAATTGCTTTGGTAGGATCTGCGTGTGCTAAGGGGAAAAGTGCCTGGCCGATTTCTGCTGAGAGCCTGTACTCTGGTACTGGCACCCAAACGTCGGTCGCTTCTAAAGGCTTTGGTGCATCAGAAGTCGGCTTCAGTACAGTCGCCATAGTTCGAGTCATGAGACCACTCAGTGATGTCTTGGGAATCTTGGGAATTTTGTGAGGTTTCTCTACCGAATTATCGACATTCTCAGGTCCAGTCAGGCGTACGATGGGCATCGACATACGACCCAGTTGTTGGTCGCGGTACTTGTGATCCATTGACTTCTCTTCTGGGAAGACCGGCAATAGGAAACTTGCACTTTTGGCACTCCCTAGCTTTAGGGTATCAAATGTACGGACTGTGGAGTCCTTGAATGGTAGGAACTTGACCAAGGTCCGCTTTGCCTCCTCCACGGCAGTGCTGTCAAAGCCCCGAATAGTGAACTACACGATTTAGCCTTTTTTTTCACAAACACATGCTGGACAACTACACACCACTAGCTTGGTAGTAACCTCGATGACAGTCTGGGTAAGCTTTGAGACAGTGTCTAGGGTCTTTTGTGAAAACAATTCAGTCAAGTCCGGCTTCTTGTCATTCGACACAATGCCATCGATTAGCAATGGCTTGTAAGGAAGCAAGTTGATCCGTTCGGTCACCGTAGTCTGTAGAGCATTTTCTATGTCATTCGCAGCATACTCAGCCGTGCTTTTGTCAGCCGTGATACGGATGACGTCGAACTGCTTCAAGACTTCAACCTTGGCCCGCCTGGCCTGTCGAATCTTATTGAGCACTGTTTCCTTTTCTCCGGTATTGAGCAGGGCCAGTTGCCATGGCCTTAGGAAGAACTCAATCTCGCCAGGCGCCTCAATCTCCTCTAAGAGCATCAGGTTCCAAGCATCTCTGAGGATGCGGTCAACTAGCAACTGCTTGCTGACGTACCTCCGCCAGCCCATGACTTTCACATGGCGGTCGACTCCAGGTAGGCGTTCGGTAACTTTTGTGGTACCGGGCTGCCACTCAGAGCGCTCTATTGGCTGATTTGGGTCGCTACTGTCGCGCTTTATGCTATCCAGGACCCCCTTGTTGACCTTTTTCTGTTGTATATTCTTGGCGACCGAGTAAAAGACCATCAGTTGGTTTTGGGTGAAGCCGTTCATCAAGACCTTCTTCAGCTTGATAAATTTAGTCTGCTTGACGTAGTGAGGCTCGTTGGGATCGCCATTGTTCGGCGGGCACAAGCTCATGACTTGCTGGTAGATATCTTCTGGTTCGACGGCTTTGCCCTCATTTTGCAGAGCGGCTTCGATATCGGGCACCTCGACGGGCTCATCGGGTTCGACGGGTTCGGGCTCTTTGGGGGTTGTTGTGTAGTGTGCCAGATCAATCATCTCTTCCAAGACCAAAATCTCAGCATCGTCGCCCAAGCGCTTGATGCCATTGAGTCTTGCCGATGTTTCTCGAATGACGTTGCCCCTGTCGATTCTCAACCGGTTTAGCCGCTGCATGTACTTTGTGATTTTAACCCTAGAAGGCTGAGGCTGAGCCTCGACTTCTTGCGCGTCATCGCGCTGGCGTACGGATGTAGAAAATTGGGCATGCGAGGGTCGGCGAGGGAGCGCAGGACGAGGCTGACGGGCCAGTCGGGCTTCACATCGGAGGCATACGAATGCACTGCTTGTACGGGGCGTAAGCATAGAGAAGGAAGGCGCAGAACCAAAGTGCAGGAAACAATAGCTGAATGCGGTGCGCAAAGTGCGATGCGTCCATCAACTTTCTTCACCGCCGAATTCTGCCGTCGCGCTTTCACGTGCGGGGGTGCGTCATGATCAACGTCCACGGCTATATATGTACAATTAAAGATATACCTATCTACATGCTACTCTCCCCTCAGCCAGTAATTCTATCCAGGACGGCGCCAGCTGCACAGGTCTTCACGTAAGTCAAATTCATCCACTTCCTGCTGCGGGCCATAACGCTTCCGCTCCGCCTCGGCCTTCAGATGCGATGCCTGCTGCTCCAGACTGCCTCTGCCGCGCACGTTTGACGGGCGGTTGGCCTTCATGTCTCCAGGACGCAGCGTCTCATGTGATTTGCGATGGGCGGTGCTAGTGGCGCGCATGTGTCTTGAATCGTTTTCGCTTACAGACGTGCTGCTGTCACCTGGCGCGAAGCGTGACGTCGGCGTGCGCATGTGTTGCGAGTATGGCTTGTCGCGGTCGCCCCAGCCGTCACCGCCAGCGAAGATATCTTCGATACATTCGTCTGCCTTGAGCTCGCCGGGCTGAGCGGACCAGTAGGCTGCAAGGGTGCGTCGGTACATGTCTTGGAGTTCACCAGCTTCACGCGACTTGCTCGTCAACGACGGTGCTGCGCCGTCATCCTCCAGCTCCGCCTGGTCGCCCGCCATGATACCGGCGATGCCGCTGAAGACCTGGGCTGTCTTGAGGGCTGGTGCAATGAAGTTCTTGTCGCCCTCGGTCTGCTTCATGTAGATGCCCAACTTGAGCGTGCTGTTGATCTTGCTGTCTTGCATGAGATACCTCCGCGTGACGCCCGCGTCCTCGCCCGCCATGGTTGCCATCTCGCTCTGCTCCACATACTCTGCGAGATTGAGCCTGACGCTGCCCAGCACGATGCGCTCGCCCCTGCCTGCGCCTCTGCTGTACTCTTGCACAACCTCAAACTCGGCCCAGCACTCCTGCAGCATCCCGTTCTTGTCGACGGTGAGGCGGACGGGGAGAATGGTATCGTAGTCGTACGCCACTTTGTGGTCTCGCACCGGACAGCTATCTGTGCGACCGCGGTGCTCGGCAGCCGTCGAGTGCGAGAGGTGCCATTTTACAAACGATGTGCCCGAGACGAGCGGCACGTTGTTGAGGTCGATAATCTGCCTTTGTTAAACCAGCCATGGTGCGCCTCGTGCGGATTTGCTCACTCTCAGACGCAGGTCAAACTTGGGCTATGCGCGCGTCAGCCAGTGCAAATCGACCGATACTGTGGGCGCCTTACTCGTCGGCTCTTGGGTACTGCAATCGTGAGCGTCTGGGTCGCAAACGCGACAGTCCGCCGCATGGCCATTGCTCACCAAATGCTTGCATGTTGAAGGAGGGAGGAAGGCGAAACAGCCTGTCCACTTCGACCACCTTTCACTCGTGCTCAGCGTGTGACAGGGTTCTTTGTGACGTGACCCGAGTAGGAGCGTTGCTTTAGGTACTGCGAAGTATGGATGCATCCCGGTTTCAGTTGCCCCGAGGCTCGAGCTCCAGTTCCGCTTCCGCTTCCGCACCTTCACCACCACCATTGACCAACCCCGATAATCACAATGACCATCACACCATCACACCACATGGAATCTCACTAGTATGCCTGCGCCGTTTTGCTTATTGCATCCTATTAATGCACTCTAATCATCACCATGCTGATAACCTTGGAACAATTGCTGATAGCCTGGTTCTACTAATCCCCACTAAGACACATATGACCGGCACCCCACTCAAATCTCATAGAATCTTCTCGCCTGGTCCTCAGTAACGGAACTATGATAGCACCTCTTCATATCGATGAGTCCGTACTTGTTCCCTTTGATCTTCCACCACATGTCCCTTCGGTTGCCGTTGAGCTTGCCGCCTAATATGTCTTCTTTCAGCTGCTTCACAAATTCGTTGTATATCTCTGGCTCCTCAAGGCTCGTGATTTCTTCCCTCATCACACGGATGGCTTCGAGCGCACGTGCATACGCACTATCGCCGACACTGTTGCTGATGAGCGACCGGACTTCTTTCGCTATACTATCTGCGGCTTCTTGAATAGCCTCGACGGTGTCACACACGTCAAGGGCTTGTTTGAACGAAGGGATGAGATTGTTCGCTTCGATCTTGACGCGTTTCGGTTTACCGAGAAGCTCATCAACATCGAGACCCGAGAGTGGCTTGTCGCGTTCAGCACGCTGACGCTTACCGCGCCCCTTGACTTTTGGCGGCACCTTCTTCACGTCTGCTGCTTTCTCCAAAGCCTCGAGATGCTTTTCTGTTGATGCTAGTAGCGCTGCTGGTGGGACTGAGTATTTCAGTAGAATTTCCGGTGGATCGGGAATCGGCAGTCCAGGTTCGGGATGTGTGGCTCGCCATTGTATGACATGGTTGATACGGTGGACGAGAGGCGAGAATGTGTCTTCCGGCTTTGCATACTCTTCCTCGTTCCCATCTTCGTCGCGGCCAAAAGTAGATAAATCCATTGCATCCACGTACTCGCTCATGGCGTCCAGAAGATCATCCGTGGGTAGATCTTTGTGCTCGGTAATGGTCTTGCCGCTGACTGTGAGTTTTCGATCAAGCGGTGGGAACTTGTACCGCCTCATGTCTTCTTCAAAAGGCAGCTCGACATCTACCAGAGCCTCCCATTCCAACTCTATACGTGGGACGAGCAACAGCAGAACTGGAGGCTTTAGATCTTTTGCCACTAGCCTAGCGATGGCGTAGCAATCAGCTTCGTATAGAGCGTGGATGAATGAAGATAGGCCGAGTTGTGCAGGCTGGTTGGCTTTTTGGGGAACAATGAAGTTTGCGCGACTCAGCGGTAGATATCGCTCAAACTCCTCAGCCTTGATAAAGCCCACCAAGTCCAAAGATTGCTGTGTTTCCAGCTTAACTACATTCATATCCGACTCTGAAATGTGCACTGCCGTTCTGCCGTACTCAAAACCTCGTTCTAGTTCCTCCATCTCGACGGTAGTTTTAGTACCAGGGTGATCTTTATCATCCACCTGATAAATACGTGAATTATGTACCGCGGACAAGTCAGTTGTCGGAGGGTTGTCGCCAGTCATAGTCATAGATGACTGTCCACTTTGGCCAGATTCGTCCTTGACGTCACCCTGTACTATAAAGGAGCTCGCCGTGGGCGGCTTCGCAAGCATGGTACACGGATACCGCTCAACGTCGATGGTAATGGTAGCCTCGTAATTTTGGGGATCTCCCAAAGTAAGCGAGCCTCGGTAGTTGTGTACAGGGCGGGTCTCCTTCAGGCGAGGGACGTGTAGTTGGTCTATGGCTGTAGCGAGTGTACCAAAGTTGCCATCGCAATCATCTACGAAGCTCCTGAGAATCTCCTCGTTTTGTGCCTGCCGCTTGTTAGCCATGTTGGAGCACACTCGGTTGTCGCTGTTACCTTTTGGGGCtcttttccttcttctttGAAATCGACCTCGGCATCGTCAAAGTCCAGGCCAAGTAGCACAATCTCAAACGGAGCAGCAGGGTCTTTGATCTTCGTGGCCAGTTCCTCCAAATCATCAGTGACCATCTGACCACGACCATCAGTCACAATGATGATCCTGCGGTCATACTTCAGTGGGTTGCCTTTGGCTCCCTTTGTTGCGTTTTCTACCATATGAATTGCTACCACAAGGGCAGACAGTACTAAAACTGTCAGCTTGGAACTTTTACAGAGGCTTGGGGGACTTACAGTCGCCATCGTT from Pyrenophora tritici-repentis strain M4 chromosome 1, whole genome shotgun sequence encodes the following:
- a CDS encoding NT-C2 multi-domain protein: MQAFVPKSRRPKFDLRLRIIDLNNVPLVSGTSFVKWHLSHSTAAEHRGRTDSCPVRDHKVAYDYDTILPVRLTVDKNGMLQECWAEFEVVQEYSRGAGRGERIVLGSVRLNLAEYVEQSEMATMAGEDAGVTRRYLMQDSKINSTLKLGIYMKQTEGDKNFIAPALKTAQVFSGIAGIMAGDQAELEDDGAAPSLTSKSREAGELQDMYRRTLAAYWSAQPGELKADECIEDIFAGGDGWGDRDKPYSQHMRTPTSRFAPGDSSTSVSENDSRHMRATSTAHRKSHETLRPGDMKANRPSNVRGRGSLEQQASHLKAEAERKRYGPQQEVDEFDLREDLCSWRRPG
- a CDS encoding Ku multi-domain protein, producing MAGKEATVFILDLGQSMGEKRHGRDQTDLDWALEYVWNKITTTVATGRKSSLMSVIGCRTDESDLAGTMEESEGYENIRVFSELKQYLLGDIRNLQEQLKPSNTNDGDLLSALVVAIHMVENATKGAKGNPLKYDRRIIIVTDGRGQMVTDDLEELATKIKDPAAPFEIVLLGLDFDDAEVDFKEEGKEPQKAQNEEILRSFVDDCDGNFGTLATAIDQLHVPRLKETRPVHNYRGSLTLGDPQNYEATITIDVERYPCTMLAKPPTASSFIVQGDVKDESGQSGQSSMTMTGDNPPTTDLSAVHNSRIYQVDDKDHPGTKTTVEMEELERGFEYGRTAVHISESDMNVVKLETQQSLDLVGFIKAEEFERYLPLSRANFIVPQKANQPAQLGLSSFIHALYEADCYAIARLVAKDLKPPVLLLLVPRIELEWEALVDVELPFEEDMRRYKFPPLDRKLTVSGKTITEHKDLPTDDLLDAMSEYVDAMDLSTFGRDEDGNEEEYAKPEDTFSPLVHRINHVIQWRATHPEPGLPIPDPPEILLKYSVPPAALLASTEKHLEALEKAADVKKVPPKVKGRGKRQRAERDKPLSGLDVDELLGKPKRVKIEANNLIPSFKQALDVCDTVEAIQEAADSIAKEVRSLISNSVGDSAYARALEAIRVMREEITSLEEPEIYNEFVKQLKEDILGGKLNGNRRDMWWKIKGNKYGLIDMKRCYHSSVTEDQARRFYEI